In Deinococcus radiophilus, a single genomic region encodes these proteins:
- a CDS encoding heme/hemin ABC transporter substrate-binding protein — MKKTLSLLLTLSAALTLNAAEAASVRGADGVTVNINNPKRVVALNGTTVEIIYKLGKQNTLVGRDVTGTFPAAAERLPSVGHWAQVGAEGVISLKPDLVIATEDSFIHDNAVLKTQLRAAGVPLLVLPEAGKGGTGGFRTRVNMIAQAYGAQNQANVLMRNFVGGLATARAAKPTTAPRVMFLYAHGANDASIYGRDNGADNLISLAGGRNVANFAGTQKLTAEGVVRLNPDAIIMLNRGWDAIGGQAGLLKMPGVAQTKAGKNRRFYRVDDSVRWIGPRLPEFATKLAREWKADFR, encoded by the coding sequence ATGAAAAAAACCCTGTCTCTGCTGCTGACCCTGAGTGCTGCCCTGACCCTGAACGCCGCCGAAGCCGCTTCAGTCCGTGGCGCTGACGGTGTGACCGTCAACATCAACAACCCCAAACGCGTGGTGGCCCTGAACGGCACCACCGTGGAAATCATCTACAAACTGGGCAAGCAAAATACCCTGGTGGGCCGTGATGTCACCGGCACCTTTCCTGCTGCCGCCGAGCGTCTACCCAGCGTGGGCCACTGGGCGCAGGTGGGCGCCGAAGGCGTGATCAGCCTCAAGCCTGACCTGGTGATCGCCACCGAGGACAGCTTCATCCACGACAACGCCGTGCTGAAGACCCAGTTGCGCGCCGCGGGCGTGCCGCTGCTGGTCTTGCCCGAAGCCGGCAAGGGGGGCACGGGCGGTTTCCGTACCCGCGTGAACATGATTGCCCAGGCCTACGGCGCTCAGAACCAGGCCAACGTCCTGATGCGGAACTTCGTGGGTGGACTGGCCACCGCCCGCGCCGCCAAGCCGACCACCGCGCCCCGCGTGATGTTCCTGTATGCCCACGGCGCGAACGACGCCAGCATCTATGGGCGTGACAACGGTGCCGACAACCTGATCTCACTGGCCGGGGGACGCAACGTGGCCAACTTTGCCGGTACCCAGAAGCTGACCGCCGAAGGCGTGGTCCGCCTGAACCCGGACGCCATCATCATGCTGAACCGGGGCTGGGACGCCATCGGCGGTCAGGCCGGCCTGCTCAAGATGCCCGGTGTGGCCCAGACCAAGGCCGGCAAAAACCGCCGCTTTTACCGCGTAGACGACTCGGTCCGCTGGATCGGCCCACGCCTGCCGGAATTCGCGACCAAGCTGGCCCGTGAATGGAAGGCCGACTTCCGTTGA
- a CDS encoding condensation domain-containing protein gives MAGFAGMTALDPGLPLTQAALWQWSSQAPVALSGGLEPGADPAHTAEQLTLSGAVDEAAFFQALEQLWTDLPQLRARVALGADGQVRHWLGTQPVQQPERWEGRSPAALKAWHRRPYELETGELTRQAYWTDGGGGQLNYLLGVHHLALDGYGYALLWQRLAAEYRALTLGQPRPAAWADIRPVLEEEAAYLASGASAQDARALEALYTYRPAEPAPLLERGLAWGHRASVQLGLDTRRELETLAQQAGVNWAEWLLALLAHDWWLETGEAEPLTGLAMMNRMGTPAAGVPLMRMNMLPLPTPAPAILDPADLGHAARQIRATLQELRPHARFRYEELWQRLGQRRLFGLEVNIIPFTLPLDFGPEVQASVQSLISGPTEDLAWTLSAAPGQTLNVVLEGHPALYSPEDVQARLSRLEQWLSSRRT, from the coding sequence GTGGCAGGGTTTGCCGGAATGACGGCGCTGGACCCCGGCTTGCCCCTGACCCAGGCCGCGCTCTGGCAATGGTCGTCCCAGGCTCCCGTGGCCCTGTCCGGCGGGCTGGAACCGGGAGCCGATCCAGCCCACACCGCCGAGCAGTTAACGCTGAGCGGCGCAGTGGATGAGGCAGCGTTTTTCCAGGCGCTGGAGCAGCTCTGGACCGATCTGCCCCAGCTGCGGGCCAGGGTGGCCCTGGGCGCTGACGGACAGGTGCGGCACTGGCTGGGAACACAGCCCGTACAGCAGCCTGAACGCTGGGAAGGCCGTTCTCCCGCTGCGCTGAAGGCCTGGCACAGGCGACCCTACGAGCTGGAAACCGGCGAACTGACCCGGCAGGCCTACTGGACCGACGGGGGCGGGGGACAGCTGAATTACCTGCTGGGCGTACATCACCTGGCGCTGGACGGCTATGGTTACGCCCTGCTGTGGCAACGCCTCGCCGCCGAGTACCGGGCACTGACGCTGGGCCAGCCCCGTCCGGCCGCCTGGGCTGATATCCGGCCGGTGCTGGAGGAAGAAGCGGCCTACCTGGCCTCAGGGGCCTCGGCGCAGGACGCCCGCGCGTTGGAGGCGCTGTATACCTACCGACCCGCCGAACCGGCCCCACTGCTGGAACGCGGTCTGGCGTGGGGCCACCGCGCCAGCGTACAACTTGGCCTAGACACCCGGCGTGAACTGGAAACGCTGGCGCAACAGGCCGGCGTCAACTGGGCCGAATGGCTGCTGGCCCTGCTGGCGCACGACTGGTGGCTTGAGACTGGCGAAGCGGAGCCGCTAACCGGCCTGGCCATGATGAACCGGATGGGTACCCCTGCCGCGGGCGTGCCGCTGATGAGAATGAACATGCTGCCCCTGCCCACTCCTGCGCCCGCCATCCTGGACCCCGCCGACCTCGGACACGCCGCGCGGCAGATTCGCGCCACGTTACAGGAGCTGCGTCCCCATGCCCGTTTCCGCTATGAGGAACTGTGGCAGCGGCTCGGCCAGCGGCGGCTCTTCGGGCTGGAAGTGAACATCATTCCCTTTACCTTGCCGCTGGATTTCGGCCCTGAGGTGCAGGCCTCCGTCCAGAGCCTGATCTCCGGCCCCACCGAGGACCTGGCCTGGACACTCAGCGCGGCCCCAGGGCAAACCCTCAACGTGGTGCTGGAGGGGCATCCGGCGCTGTACAGTCCTGAGGATGTTCAGGCCAGGCTCAGCCGCCTAGAGCAGTGGCTCAGCAGTAGGCGCACATGA
- a CDS encoding (2,3-dihydroxybenzoyl)adenylate synthase → MPEHSVSSGSDFTPWPAERAALYRELGYWQGQTFTDWLWERAQRYGASPALVTAERQWNYRDLWQQSGERAQQFTGLGLRPGDAAVLHLPNHPEFFFNFFGLLLAGVRPVLALPAHRHHEITAFVRQTEAQLYIGPDQPVGRELQAQLGNLPLPVRTLLQPLDLDRSAPHRSELQRTDLAAMPTWPGRQQDPDQPAFYQLSGGSTGTPKLIPRTHDDYLYSVRASAEICALSPQTVYLAALPLAHNFLLSSPGSLGTLHVGGQVVIAPQPDPGTCFGLMERYGINMVALVPALLLVWLEAAARRPVPASLAVVQVGGAPLAPEVAAQVPQQLGATLQQVFGMAEGLVNYTRLDGPLPLDTQGFAISPHDEILIVDDDDQPVPDGTPGHLLTRGPYTICGYFRADEHNSRAFTRDGFYRTGDLVTRLADGSLRVTGRSKDQINRGGEKIAAEEIEHALLGAPGVHNAALIGRPDPRLGERSLACIQSADPAAPPSPAELRRYLLDLGLATYKLPDQFEFLTLPRTAAGKVNKRALREHFHARPTQETHDSQDCPLPHAGPVARKPSPLAAASRAGRAAGP, encoded by the coding sequence ATGCCTGAACACTCCGTGTCTTCCGGGTCTGACTTTACCCCCTGGCCCGCCGAGCGGGCGGCTCTCTACCGCGAGTTGGGCTACTGGCAGGGCCAGACCTTCACCGACTGGCTGTGGGAGCGGGCACAGCGTTATGGTGCCTCCCCCGCCCTGGTCACGGCCGAACGCCAATGGAATTACCGTGACCTGTGGCAGCAAAGTGGCGAGCGGGCGCAGCAGTTCACTGGCCTGGGCCTGCGCCCTGGCGACGCAGCCGTGCTGCACCTACCCAACCATCCGGAATTCTTCTTCAACTTCTTCGGCTTGCTGCTGGCCGGGGTGCGGCCCGTGCTGGCCCTGCCCGCCCACCGGCACCATGAAATCACAGCCTTTGTGCGTCAGACAGAAGCGCAGCTGTACATCGGCCCGGATCAGCCGGTGGGACGCGAGCTACAAGCGCAGCTGGGCAACCTGCCGCTCCCGGTGAGGACGCTGCTTCAGCCGCTGGACCTGGACCGTTCCGCACCCCACCGTTCCGAACTCCAGCGTACCGACCTGGCGGCCATGCCCACCTGGCCCGGCCGCCAGCAGGACCCCGATCAACCCGCCTTTTATCAGCTCTCTGGCGGCAGTACCGGCACCCCCAAGCTGATTCCCCGCACGCACGACGATTACCTCTACTCGGTGCGGGCCAGCGCGGAAATCTGTGCACTGTCGCCGCAGACCGTTTATTTGGCCGCCTTGCCACTGGCCCACAATTTTCTGCTTTCCTCACCCGGCAGCCTGGGCACACTGCATGTGGGCGGGCAGGTGGTGATCGCCCCGCAGCCCGACCCCGGCACCTGTTTCGGTCTGATGGAGCGCTACGGGATCAACATGGTCGCCCTGGTACCCGCGCTGCTGCTGGTCTGGCTGGAGGCGGCGGCGCGGCGCCCGGTCCCGGCCAGTCTGGCGGTGGTGCAGGTCGGCGGCGCACCACTGGCCCCGGAAGTGGCGGCTCAGGTTCCGCAGCAGCTGGGCGCCACCCTGCAACAGGTTTTCGGCATGGCGGAGGGCCTGGTCAACTACACCCGGCTGGACGGCCCCTTGCCGCTGGACACCCAGGGCTTCGCCATCAGTCCCCATGACGAGATCCTGATTGTGGACGATGATGACCAGCCCGTGCCAGACGGCACACCCGGCCATCTGCTCACGCGTGGCCCCTACACCATCTGCGGCTATTTCCGCGCAGACGAACACAACAGCCGGGCCTTTACCCGTGACGGTTTTTACCGCACCGGCGACCTTGTGACCCGGCTGGCCGATGGCTCACTGCGCGTGACCGGACGCAGCAAAGATCAGATCAACCGGGGCGGCGAGAAAATCGCGGCAGAGGAAATCGAGCACGCCCTGCTGGGCGCTCCCGGTGTACACAACGCGGCCCTGATCGGGCGGCCCGATCCACGGCTGGGCGAACGCAGCCTGGCCTGTATTCAGTCTGCCGATCCCGCTGCGCCGCCCAGCCCTGCCGAGTTGCGGCGTTATCTGCTGGACCTCGGCCTGGCCACCTACAAACTGCCGGACCAATTCGAGTTCCTCACCCTGCCGCGCACAGCAGCAGGCAAGGTCAACAAACGGGCGCTGCGCGAACACTTTCACGCACGGCCCACCCAGGAAACCCATGATTCCCAAGATTGCCCCTTACCCCATGCCGGCCCAGTGGCCCGAAAACCGAGTCCACTGGCAGCTGCGTCCCGAGCGGGCCGCGCTGCTGGTCCATGA
- a CDS encoding SDR family oxidoreductase — translation MTPPQLALTFSWGGALVTGAASGIGRATAQLLAAAGVPTVAADCQPVVAGPNLFPLHLDLGQPQTLAAAWQAAQATSPQPLRYLVNVAGILRSGSGAQVSEADWTELITVNATGPLRLSQLAGAALAAHGGGVIVTVTSNAAHMPRTGIGAYGASKAALHTLMGSLALELAPAGVRVCTVSPGSTATPMQAAMQVPPQQVIAGQASDFRLGIPLGRLANPEDVAHSILFLLSDQARHLTLCDLRVDGGASLGL, via the coding sequence ATGACCCCGCCGCAATTGGCGCTGACCTTCTCCTGGGGTGGCGCGCTGGTGACCGGGGCCGCCAGCGGGATTGGGCGGGCGACCGCGCAATTGCTGGCGGCGGCGGGTGTGCCGACGGTGGCGGCGGACTGTCAACCCGTCGTCGCTGGCCCCAACCTCTTTCCGCTGCACCTGGACCTGGGACAACCCCAGACGCTGGCAGCAGCCTGGCAAGCGGCGCAGGCTACGTCGCCGCAGCCCCTGCGCTATCTGGTGAATGTGGCCGGGATTTTGCGTTCAGGCAGTGGCGCACAGGTCTCAGAGGCGGACTGGACCGAACTGATTACTGTCAATGCCACGGGCCCACTGCGGCTCAGTCAGCTGGCCGGGGCCGCTCTGGCCGCGCACGGGGGCGGCGTGATCGTCACGGTCACGTCCAATGCGGCGCATATGCCGCGGACCGGGATCGGGGCTTACGGCGCTTCTAAGGCCGCGCTCCACACCCTGATGGGGTCTCTGGCCCTAGAGTTGGCTCCTGCAGGGGTGCGGGTCTGCACCGTATCCCCAGGGTCCACCGCAACACCGATGCAGGCCGCCATGCAAGTACCGCCCCAGCAGGTGATCGCCGGGCAGGCTTCGGATTTCAGACTGGGCATTCCGCTGGGCCGCTTGGCGAATCCCGAAGATGTCGCCCACAGCATTCTTTTTCTGCTGTCCGATCAGGCGCGGCACCTCACTCTCTGTGACCTGCGGGTCGACGGCGGCGCGAGTCTGGGACTTTGA
- a CDS encoding FecCD family ABC transporter permease, producing MEGRLPLTASVPLSPQAARSRRGARAALLLSALPFALLAAMILGAGIGAVQIAPAQVVSIALAPLGVQWAAFEEQQAAVFQAIRLPRVLLGALVGAGLGVAGAAMQGLFRNPLADPGLLGISSGAALAVAVTIVMGLNLFGVYSLPVAAFIGSLITTVIIYALAQRRGRLDVSTMLLAGIAVNSLAGAGTGLMTFLATDDQLRTITFWSLGSLGGATWESLATAAPLLLLGTLALPVLGRALDALSLGEAGAEHLGVNVQAIKWATVSLVALCVGAGVAVAGSIGFVGLVVPHLLRLIGGPSHRYLLPASALLGATLLVLADLVSRTVAAPAELPIGIVTAMLGAPFFLYLLRRGRGALL from the coding sequence ATGGAAGGCCGACTTCCGTTGACCGCTTCTGTGCCGCTGTCTCCGCAGGCGGCGCGCTCACGCCGGGGGGCGCGGGCCGCGCTGCTGCTTTCTGCGCTTCCCTTCGCCCTACTGGCCGCCATGATTCTGGGGGCCGGGATCGGCGCAGTACAGATCGCCCCAGCCCAGGTGGTCAGCATTGCGCTGGCTCCACTGGGCGTGCAGTGGGCGGCCTTTGAGGAGCAGCAGGCTGCTGTCTTCCAGGCCATCCGGCTGCCCCGCGTGCTGCTGGGGGCGCTGGTCGGTGCTGGCCTGGGCGTGGCGGGCGCAGCCATGCAGGGTCTCTTTCGCAACCCGCTGGCCGACCCTGGCCTGCTGGGCATCTCCAGCGGGGCGGCGCTGGCCGTGGCCGTGACCATCGTGATGGGCCTCAATCTGTTCGGGGTCTATTCGCTGCCGGTTGCCGCGTTTATCGGCAGCCTGATCACCACGGTCATCATCTACGCGCTGGCGCAGCGGCGGGGCCGACTGGACGTGTCCACCATGCTGCTGGCGGGCATTGCCGTCAACTCTTTGGCCGGGGCGGGCACGGGCCTGATGACCTTCCTGGCCACCGACGATCAGCTGCGCACCATCACCTTCTGGTCGCTGGGATCGCTGGGCGGGGCCACCTGGGAATCGCTCGCCACCGCCGCGCCCCTGCTGCTGCTGGGCACCTTGGCGCTGCCGGTCCTGGGGCGGGCACTGGACGCCCTCTCACTGGGAGAAGCCGGCGCTGAGCACCTGGGCGTCAACGTTCAGGCCATCAAGTGGGCCACCGTCAGCCTGGTGGCGCTGTGTGTCGGCGCCGGCGTGGCTGTAGCTGGAAGCATCGGCTTTGTGGGCCTGGTGGTTCCGCACCTGCTGCGTCTGATCGGTGGGCCATCCCACCGCTACCTGCTGCCCGCTTCGGCGCTGCTGGGGGCCACGCTGCTGGTGCTGGCCGACCTGGTTTCCCGCACCGTGGCGGCCCCGGCAGAACTGCCGATCGGGATTGTCACGGCCATGCTGGGCGCGCCGTTCTTCCTGTACCTGCTGCGGCGTGGCCGGGGAGCGCTGCTGTGA
- a CDS encoding heme ABC transporter ATP-binding protein: MSTPLLEVADLSYSVAGRELLRRVRLDLSGGEVLVVVGRNGAGKSTLLKHLSGELQAHDVSLFGKDLNSHRRADLARRRAVLAQHTPMSFGYEVLEVVGLGRLPHRGSAAEQDAAARECLGRVGLAGFEHRDILTLSGGEQQRVHLARVLAQLHGVTEARVLLLDEPTSSLDLAHQHQTLRLARELADEGTGVLAILHDLNLAAQYADRMLVLSDGEVLAYGPPAEVLQPGLIAQAFGHDVQVIQHPCLGCPLVVSAG, from the coding sequence GTGAGTACGCCACTGCTTGAAGTTGCCGACCTCAGCTACAGCGTAGCTGGCCGCGAACTGCTGCGGCGCGTGCGCCTGGACTTGTCGGGCGGCGAAGTGCTGGTGGTGGTGGGGCGCAACGGCGCGGGTAAATCCACCCTGCTGAAGCACCTCAGCGGTGAGTTGCAGGCCCATGACGTCAGTCTGTTCGGGAAGGATCTGAACAGTCACCGCCGCGCCGACCTGGCCCGCCGCCGAGCAGTCCTGGCCCAGCACACGCCGATGTCGTTCGGCTATGAGGTGCTGGAAGTGGTCGGTCTGGGACGCCTGCCTCACCGGGGCAGCGCCGCCGAGCAAGACGCTGCGGCGCGGGAATGTCTGGGGCGGGTCGGCCTGGCCGGCTTTGAGCACCGCGACATCCTGACCCTGTCGGGCGGCGAACAGCAACGGGTGCATCTGGCCCGCGTGCTGGCGCAGCTGCACGGCGTCACAGAGGCGCGGGTGCTGCTGCTGGATGAGCCCACCAGTTCGCTGGATCTGGCCCATCAGCATCAGACCCTGCGCCTGGCCCGCGAGCTGGCCGACGAAGGCACCGGCGTGCTGGCGATTTTGCACGACTTGAACCTGGCCGCGCAGTACGCCGACCGGATGCTGGTGCTCTCGGACGGCGAAGTCCTGGCCTATGGACCTCCGGCGGAGGTGCTGCAACCAGGACTGATTGCCCAGGCCTTTGGGCATGACGTGCAGGTCATCCAACATCCCTGCTTGGGCTGTCCACTGGTGGTCAGCGCCGGCTGA
- a CDS encoding isochorismatase family protein: MIPKIAPYPMPAQWPENRVHWQLRPERAALLVHDLQLYFLNYFAVTQMPIPQLLSHTAQLLDACRELGIPVFYTAQPGNQSPKDRALLTDMWGPGLPDDPAATAIHPSVAPQPGETVLTKWRYSAFQRSNLRERLNDQGRDQLIICGVYAHIGCQLSAAEAFMQDVQPFFVADALADFSEEEHLQALNYVVARCGAVMGTAEVVRALHNGPLTRGALRAELATALNLSTDDLDPAADLQDLGLDSIQLMLLLERWQTRGLQVTYGDVAVSPTLDTLWQGLPE; the protein is encoded by the coding sequence ATGATTCCCAAGATTGCCCCTTACCCCATGCCGGCCCAGTGGCCCGAAAACCGAGTCCACTGGCAGCTGCGTCCCGAGCGGGCCGCGCTGCTGGTCCATGACCTGCAACTCTATTTCCTGAACTATTTCGCGGTGACGCAAATGCCGATCCCGCAGCTGCTGTCCCATACAGCCCAGTTGCTGGACGCCTGCCGCGAGCTGGGCATTCCCGTGTTTTACACGGCCCAGCCCGGCAATCAGTCCCCCAAGGACCGCGCCCTGCTCACCGACATGTGGGGACCAGGCCTGCCGGACGACCCGGCGGCCACGGCCATCCATCCCAGCGTGGCCCCGCAGCCGGGTGAGACGGTGCTGACCAAGTGGCGCTACAGCGCCTTTCAGCGCAGTAATCTGCGCGAGCGTCTGAACGACCAGGGACGTGATCAGCTGATCATCTGCGGGGTCTATGCCCACATCGGCTGCCAGCTGAGCGCGGCTGAGGCCTTTATGCAGGATGTCCAGCCCTTTTTTGTCGCGGACGCCCTGGCAGACTTCAGCGAAGAGGAGCATCTTCAGGCGCTGAACTATGTGGTGGCGCGCTGCGGTGCCGTGATGGGCACTGCCGAAGTCGTCCGTGCCCTGCACAATGGACCCCTGACCCGCGGGGCCCTGCGCGCCGAACTGGCCACCGCACTGAACCTGAGCACCGACGACCTTGATCCAGCGGCCGACCTTCAGGACCTGGGCCTGGACTCCATCCAGCTGATGCTGCTGCTGGAACGCTGGCAGACACGGGGACTGCAGGTCACTTACGGTGATGTGGCCGTTTCTCCTACCCTGGACACCCTGTGGCAGGGTTTGCCGGAATGA